Proteins encoded within one genomic window of Halomonas sp. YLGW01:
- a CDS encoding nuclease-related domain-containing protein → MILKEKDACSSADARDSDMRGYYGHKQEQDVAFHLRREFGEHDQIHIINDLRIEHKGERAQIDHLVIHPFGFIIIESKSIVGEVKVNAEGEWSRSYQGNWRGMPSPIRQAELQLKLLRSFLGANVEHFLGKLLGIQIKVRGRDWKTLCAVSSSAILHRDMMPNDVSAQVVKTEFLAGKIRELVGSMSLAPSFMKGKPRFAAQELEDIGSFLLANDEKVNPAHEEVTSSAMEVAEAPAVPYSPLSRMSADEASTDSLAATHQPIASASSEIQDTSAESLVACKSCGEVECLTGMYGQYGYYVKCKGCGTNTSLKQPCPACEWKSVRVNKDGPTYTATCRKCEHQYLVFRQEAE, encoded by the coding sequence ATGATACTCAAGGAAAAGGACGCCTGTTCAAGCGCCGACGCCCGTGACAGCGACATGCGTGGCTATTACGGCCACAAACAGGAGCAGGATGTCGCCTTCCACCTGCGCCGCGAGTTCGGCGAGCACGACCAGATTCACATCATCAATGACCTGCGCATCGAGCATAAGGGTGAGCGTGCGCAGATCGATCATCTGGTGATTCACCCGTTTGGCTTCATCATCATCGAATCCAAGAGCATCGTCGGTGAGGTCAAGGTCAATGCCGAAGGGGAGTGGTCGCGCAGTTACCAGGGCAACTGGCGCGGCATGCCATCCCCGATCCGTCAGGCCGAACTCCAACTTAAGCTACTGCGCTCATTTCTCGGGGCCAACGTCGAGCACTTCCTTGGAAAGTTGCTCGGTATCCAGATTAAGGTTCGAGGACGAGACTGGAAGACACTGTGTGCGGTATCCAGCAGTGCCATCCTGCATCGAGACATGATGCCAAATGATGTCTCCGCGCAGGTCGTCAAGACGGAGTTTCTGGCCGGCAAGATTCGCGAGCTTGTTGGCAGCATGTCGCTTGCCCCCTCTTTCATGAAGGGGAAACCCAGATTCGCGGCTCAGGAACTGGAGGATATAGGGAGCTTCCTACTGGCAAATGATGAAAAGGTGAATCCGGCCCATGAGGAAGTGACTTCTTCTGCCATGGAAGTGGCAGAGGCGCCCGCCGTGCCTTATAGCCCATTGAGCCGCATGTCTGCCGACGAGGCTTCTACCGATTCCCTTGCCGCTACTCATCAGCCCATCGCCAGTGCCAGCTCAGAGATTCAGGATACGTCTGCTGAAAGTCTGGTGGCCTGCAAATCATGCGGGGAAGTCGAGTGCCTGACAGGCATGTATGGCCAATATGGATACTATGTGAAGTGCAAAGGCTGCGGCACCAATACCTCCTTGAAGCAGCCATGCCCCGCCTGTGAGTGGAAAAGCGTCAGGGTGAACAAGGACGGCCCGACCTACACCGCCACCTGCCGGAAGTGCGAGCATCAGTATCTGGTATTTCGCCAGGAAGCTGAATGA
- a CDS encoding universal stress protein produces MFNQILIPVDLVHQEHVAELREAARLLIDGSGNITLLYVDPTRVHGDSLVVQLDESDDAEPRREALTQLQGLAQSLQLENVTMNVITREGAAHDQILEYAAEISADAILMMASRPGLTDYFIGSTAERVVRHADCSVFVIR; encoded by the coding sequence ATGTTTAATCAGATTCTGATACCCGTCGACCTTGTTCATCAGGAGCATGTCGCCGAACTGCGTGAAGCCGCCCGTTTGCTGATTGACGGGTCGGGCAACATCACCCTGCTCTATGTAGATCCGACCAGGGTTCACGGGGACTCGCTCGTCGTTCAGCTGGACGAGAGTGACGATGCCGAGCCGAGACGCGAGGCACTGACCCAGCTTCAGGGCCTGGCGCAGTCGCTGCAGCTGGAGAACGTCACCATGAATGTCATCACCCGCGAGGGCGCTGCTCATGATCAGATTCTCGAGTACGCCGCGGAGATCAGTGCCGATGCCATTCTGATGATGGCCAGCCGGCCTGGACTCACCGACTACTTCATCGGCTCGACAGCCGAGCGCGTGGTCCGACATGCCGATTGCTCGGTCTTTGTCATCCGCTAA
- a CDS encoding TRAP transporter large permease subunit, whose translation MGIELLTGVLLLCILIFFALGAAVGLALGGIAMAIGYLTWGEGIFNVIPTTLESTFFSFILLAIPLYIYMGQLLTKSGIGDAMFNASQLLIGRVRGSLAISVIGVCSMIGAMVGIIGAGIMTSGSIALRPMLDRGYNRRLALGVIMAGGGLGILIPPSIPMIMFAAATQNSVGRMFLGAMMPALLTIVLLITYVVISCWLNPSRAPKDEEDSAAPERTPKQKFVILRDGLSALLLIFVVLGSIISGIATPTESGAIGVFGAILLAILYKRFRPAMFRSAGLQTATLVSVAMWIIFGASVFSNFHLLMGVQSMVADLAASLDLPPIMIIILFQLIMLLLGFIIDEFIIVLMCAPLFTPIAVSLGYDPIWFGVLMILNILIAVQTPPYGFALFYLKGIAPPDVGMGEIYRSVTPFIAVNLVVLILCMIFPEIVLWLPNKVMG comes from the coding sequence ATGGGCATTGAACTGCTGACCGGGGTGCTGTTGCTGTGCATCCTGATCTTCTTCGCGCTGGGAGCCGCCGTGGGCCTGGCGTTGGGCGGGATCGCCATGGCCATCGGTTACCTGACCTGGGGCGAAGGCATTTTCAACGTCATCCCGACGACCCTGGAGTCGACCTTCTTCAGCTTTATCCTGTTGGCGATTCCCCTGTACATCTACATGGGGCAGTTGCTGACCAAGTCGGGCATCGGCGATGCCATGTTCAACGCCAGCCAGCTTTTGATCGGGCGGGTGCGTGGTTCCCTGGCCATCAGCGTGATCGGGGTCTGCTCGATGATCGGCGCCATGGTCGGCATCATCGGTGCCGGCATCATGACCTCCGGCAGCATCGCCCTGCGTCCCATGCTGGACCGCGGGTATAATCGACGCCTGGCGCTGGGCGTCATCATGGCGGGCGGTGGCCTGGGTATCCTGATTCCCCCCAGCATCCCCATGATCATGTTCGCCGCCGCGACCCAGAACTCGGTCGGACGCATGTTCCTGGGTGCCATGATGCCGGCCTTGTTGACGATCGTGTTGTTGATCACCTATGTGGTCATCAGCTGCTGGCTCAATCCCTCCCGAGCCCCCAAGGATGAGGAGGATTCCGCCGCGCCAGAGCGCACGCCGAAACAGAAGTTCGTCATCCTTCGCGATGGCCTGTCCGCACTACTGCTGATCTTTGTCGTGCTGGGCAGCATCATTTCCGGCATCGCCACCCCGACCGAGTCGGGGGCCATAGGCGTCTTCGGTGCCATTCTGCTGGCGATACTCTACAAGCGCTTCCGGCCGGCCATGTTCCGGTCTGCAGGACTTCAGACCGCCACCCTGGTCAGCGTGGCCATGTGGATCATCTTCGGCGCCTCGGTGTTCAGCAACTTCCATCTGCTGATGGGGGTGCAGAGCATGGTGGCTGATCTCGCTGCCAGCCTGGATCTGCCGCCCATCATGATCATTATCCTGTTCCAGCTGATCATGTTGCTGTTGGGCTTCATCATCGATGAATTCATCATCGTGCTGATGTGCGCGCCGCTGTTTACACCGATCGCCGTGTCCCTGGGTTATGACCCGATCTGGTTCGGTGTGCTGATGATCCTCAATATATTGATCGCCGTGCAGACGCCGCCCTATGGGTTCGCACTGTTCTACCTGAAAGGCATTGCTCCCCCCGATGTCGGGATGGGAGAGATCTACCGGTCAGTCACGCCCTTTATCGCAGTGAATCTGGTGGTGCTGATCTTGTGCATGATTTTCCCTGAAATTGTGCTCTGGCTGCCCAATAAAGTAATGGGTTGA